In Mercenaria mercenaria strain notata chromosome 13, MADL_Memer_1, whole genome shotgun sequence, the DNA window AACATACGATGTTGATAAGGTATGCTTTGAGTTATCGAAATAGCATTACCTTAGTGTTACCTTAACACTATCGTAAATAACCTCGTAAATTCAGCGATATCGTAAGTTTCGAGTTAGCCACCCCAGGACTGTCTTACgcttattttgaatatgtataaTTTTTAATTGATATAGATTAAGTGAAATAAGTGCAGTTTCTTCAAATACAGAGAACAGTCATTACGGGTAGAAACTAGAggctattttttttaaagcaattcCCGTATTGATGTTCTTTTCATAAATACACTGTACATCATTTGGTGCATTTCGACAAAGACATACAGGAGCGTAGGAGCAGGGGTGGGGACATGGGGGCACGTGTCCACAAATCCTGGCCAAAATTGACCAAACTTCttaattttacactgaaaattacGAAAAATTTAGATGTGCCCCCTGCGTCAGTGATTATGAAAACATAGGTTGTGCCGCACCCACCTTCAAATGCTTCCTATGGGCCTGCAACGTAATAGACGTActtatatattattgtataacTTTTGTAgacaaattatacatgtatatacgttATTTGTAAACCTGCACTAGGTTTCTCCATTTCTTTTCTAAGTTTACAGCAATGTTTTCCTGAAATATAGCTGTTGTACAAGTATCTGATCAGAGTTTTTAGGAAGATGTTGTGCGGAAGTATACTTTCCCTATCTAAATGCTCCTTAACTTATTTGAAGGAAACGAGTTAATACGAGAATATTTTTTCGCCGGGTACACTTACAGCGAGATTATAACAATTTTGAATCGACGTCATGGCACTACGATCAGGTAAGGTacatataagattctttcactggtgataggtgcagatgggaatattcggctggagggtaactgtttttggcggtaacgaggctcttgcCGAGTTAcggcttaaacagttacccgagagccggatatttccatctgcatctacctacagtgattgaatctttttcttgcatgccatattcaacaaataatagtaaaaataaactcaaacaaataatttttatagcactcttttcTTATACAAtgtagtagcgtattaacaaagcgcgggaactttacgtcaataaacaggaagtacgtcatgacgttacaaacacGAAAtcaacgtaatagttccggttttgttttatcatctgcagtaaaacgttatgtttttccgtaaaatgacgtttttggaatcgagaaatatgttataagggaCAACGAGAAACTATcaagatatttgatttttatcccgttttacgtaaaacattattattaaaacacaaatctTCTGttcatatgtagttcgttatacgtcatttacagcaagaGAGTccggtgtaagatggagttttccagcaccggtgaaatcaccagatcTCGATATTCGATACTATACTAGTAACTGTCTGAATCTCTTgcttgaaatttcaattttgcaaCAGGTAATTTAAACGATTTAAAAGCCTGTCCTACAAACGAAATGGTGCAACTGATCTCATTCATTCATTGCAGCCTCAGACAGCTTAGCAGGCGCCTAAGGTTGCTTGGTCTTAGAAGACACAATATGCCAGGAAATGAAGGCACAGTTATTGAAGTTATCCGTGTAAGTTAAAAGTTGAATGTGTCTTTTGTATTTACGTTTATTTATCGTCGCCACTGGGAGTCCTATATGGGTGACTGACTACTCAGCTCATTGTCATTATGGTCAGTTTGTCTCAGTTTATTGCACATAACAATTATATACCCACGACCTTTGTGGTCGAGCGGCGAGAGTCACTTCAAATCTTTGCTATATGTTTGAGCACTGCTACCGACTACTGCTCTTTATGTGAAAAAGTAAGCAATATCTTACGGAAGAGTGGTGTCTGGTTCGGGTGTTTCCCAGGGGTGATAGTctgcaaaactattttaaaactggCCCTAAAGGCCAAAAAACACGAACATTTAATATCATGGAATTGATAATTACAATGTGACGCAGGATAAAGGTACCGTCAAGTATTAATGGCCGTAACCTTACGTTGCATTTGGTGTGCACTTGCATACGTGTAGGCATTATATTTCCTTCTGAATGTTTGCATTTACAGTATGTTTAATTGACACTGAAGGGGTTAATGTTGATTCATTTTAGGACGCATTAactatatttgtttattatttttagacCGTTTAGAAACACGACCGTGCTTCTGTAGTAGGTAAAATGTTTCTTTCAGTCTTCGCATTACAGTAGTATGGAAACTATTTTAACCTTTTGAATTATTTATGTCATAGCGTGAAATTGAGGGAAGCGGCTCCTCACTCGGATACAGAGCTATGACTCGACGTCTGCTGTCTTCGCACGGCATAGTTGCTTCAAGGTAaggattatttaaaaacaaaaacacaaaaaaactacaaaaaaacaaacaaacaaacaatgataTCATAAGCGGAAAGCGATGTTTTAATGTCAGCTAGGGAAATTAATGTTACAGGTGCATGCGTACACGTAGTAATTATCAAATAAAGCAGTACTTGACCCTGGTTAGAGGGACAACATGTGATGCAGAGACGTGCCTTCGGTTCGGCTACGTTTGGTAGCTTGGTTATCCATCATGGAGTTTTAGTTTTCCTTTTCGTGCCTAAAACGTGCAAATGAATAAGAACAaagtaaaatgatgaaaacatgttttgGAAAACATGAATTTTCCCGACATTTTAAAAGGAATATCAGTTAGAAGctactttttgtttaaattctgtagctttatgtacatgtttttttttttgttttgttttttataaatatgcatttttactaAATCAATGTATCAAAAACTTAGCAAAACGGTATAAAACATTTGTACCCCGGAGGTGTACAGATGAAAACTTCAAACCATCCTTCAAAcgtactaaaaataaatgttttcatttagtCTAGATAAGGCACTGTATGGCAGTTTAAACTAAATGATAATGAATGAATTAATGTTGAACGTACTTTAACCTCAACGTAGCCGTGAGTAGCTATTAATAAGAGTTACGTACGTTGTCGTCCTTTAACGTACGTTCCCCAGTACTAATTAACTATGACAACCACTACGTTAAAGTATGTTGTACTATGTTACCCACTACTCCCAAGTACATTATAGAACGATCAAATAGGCTAAACTTCGTGCACGGTAgattcaagtacattttaactcGGAAATTACCGTTGGTGTTTAGCACGTTAACTACGTTATTAACGGCTAAAAAGAACCAGACACATAcaatataactgaataaaaacatttgttttaatacgAAAAGGAccaataaaaatgtaattgtagtGGAATATGAAGGATTTTATATTCAAGAAACGGAATAATATCGCCCCTTATGTTGATAAAGCTCTAAAAGACATAATCTGTTCATattacattttctgaaaattaattACCATCCAAAACACTTACAAGTACTGCGACAGGCACATTTTGCAAAAATGCACCCTGTGTAGAGCTTTCAACTACCCATGTTTTGTCTGCATTCTGTTAAATAACACCAGTGTATCAGCGATATCAAAAATCCAGGCATTTCAATACAAGTGCATGTGACGATTCTACAGTTCAATAAAGCCTGGATAAAGATACgttaaaatgatatacatttcCCTCTTTTCAATTGTTTGGCAAAATTTCATTATATACTGAACATTTTTTGTAAGACAAACGGTGGCTGCAGTTCAAAGAGAACTTGATCCAGAAGGTGTCCGACTTCGGCAACATCGCCAGTTCACACGTAGAATCTACATCAATAAAGGACCCAATTACTTGGTGCATATCGATGGATACGATAAGCTGAAGCCGTACGGTTTTCCCATCCACGGGGCAATATGTGGGTAAGTTCCTTAGGCATTTcagtatatatatgttttatagcaGTATAAACTTGTGTACAGGTTTATACAGAAGAATCCCGAAATATCTTCATTCTGTTGGGCATAAAATGACTTATAAACAAACCTCGTTGGCTCGAACCGATTCTGTTTGGGTAcatatttaacataatataatataaagtgTAGTATTTCATGTTGATGGTAGTATGTAACAGACCATTGAGATTCAAGTTTATATTTTCCGAAATCGTCTCACCCAATTTCTATACTCAACAAAATTTCTAATCGGTCACTTTCTTAAATCTACAAATGCGACATTTTTAAAGAGTGGTGGCTTAATTCCAGAAATCGTTGATAAAATGcaatgtatataaaaactgaTTGCAATCAAACTGAGAATATCCGATCTTAAAATTGAGTACTTTGCCTTCTTTGcacaatgaaaatgtttaatacaatttTCAGCAGTGTGGCCTTCtacttttcaataaaatactggttgaccaattataaattttgttgagGGTATGACacagtttctttaactttttCCACTTCAGATTTTCTAGAAAAATACTTTGGCTGAAAGTTGCCAGATCTAACAACGATCCAAAAGTTGTAGCGACCTTCTTTCTGGAGTATTTAAATGCTATAAATGGTGAGATACAAGTCATGAAGTACTCGTACTACGGTACAGTTTAGCCTAAAGTGCCGGCCGATCAACCCGTAcgttgtgggttcgaatcttacCAGGTGGCTACCTCGCCTCATAATAATATAACAGTACATATACTGTTTAAGCAGGAAGCGCACTGGAAAGTGACTCTATAAGCCacaagctttcttcacaatcgagctaTAAACATTTGGCTGGCAGACTTACTTAGAATGTCTGTCTTAGTCTTTTGCTGTAGTTGATTAAAGTTTGTTCTCTAATTCAGTTTCAATAATGTTAGGTTATACCTGTATTACCTTTATTTTACAATACACAAGATGACTACTTTTAAGACACACCTTGTCGCAAAAGCaatgtttctaaattttttatttccGGCGAGAACCGTTCCCAAAAACAAGTATTAAAGTTTCAGTTAATTCTAAATCTATTTTTCACTACAGCGTATAGAGCGTTGGTGGCTGTCAAACAGACAAGGTGGATGTCAGTACTGGATAGATCTCTTTAAAGATATGGAAAACGCTGGACTTCTCTCAACAAGTGACGAACTACacatcgagggcttagagcgaaactggtctatctgtatatagaaatagaagcagatagaccagtttcgctctaagccctcgacaTGTGAGCATATAAAGCCAATATCAATTAACTGATATATTACCAGAAACTTTTCAATTGGAATTGGACCATTTCATATTAGGACATCAGCTGTCTGTCACGAAAGATGGCCAGTATAGTTTTAATCAAACGTGCAACTTACTGGACTATGCTACATgtcttttaaattgattttgtcCTGCCCTCATAAAAGATGtagcacaaaatcggcctgccGAAAAAGTTCTTGCGTTTTACGTGCTCTCTGGCATGTCTAATaaagctacatgtatattatcaCTTCTgcctgaaattttgaaatccgttgctttatcaaatttttgcattgaaaccgtCGCCATGCTACTGGAAATGAAAACGAATTATCAATTTATAGGTATTTATCCAGAAACAACGAAGTATATCCTATTTTTCACTATTACAGCACTTCAGTATGGTGTTCATATGAAAGGATTTTATCCACATCTTGTAAACATCAGGGCCGTCGCACAAACAATTTAGATTGTTTCCATATAAACCATGCATTTTAACCAATCAAAGTGCACGATTTTCTTGGCTTTCATAAAAACCGTTCGTTCGTCCGACACATTCATTTCCGATCCGTTGGTATCTTAAGCGCCCTTTGACTTAGAATCTTCTTATTTCACAGGGTAATTCATCTTATGGATTAGAGGAACTGTATTGATTTTGTGGTtgttgggtcaaaggtcaaggtcacagggaccgcGATAGtaaaaaccgtttccgatcaatatcttgagaaccctTCGACTTCGAACCTTCTTATTTCACAGATTGATTGTCTTATGAAGTAGAGGAACCCTACTGATTTGGGGTTTGCTGGGTTAAAGGTCAGATTCTCAGGGCCTTGATGATAAAACCCGTTCTGGTTAGTATCTAGAGAACCATTTGTGCTTAAGCTCCATATTTCACTTGATGATTGGTCTTATGAGGTGGATAATCCGTTTTGAATATAGAGTAgatgggtcaaagatcaaggtctcaGGGGTCCTCCCAGTAAAACCTGTTTCCAAACAATATGTAGACAATCCTTTGTTGAAACCGAAACCATCTTTCGGGGTGGGTGGGTGTGGGG includes these proteins:
- the LOC123565446 gene encoding uncharacterized protein LOC123565446; this encodes MLLNLFEGNELIREYFFAGYTYSEIITILNRRHGTTISLRQLSRRLRLLGLRRHNMPGNEGTVIEVIRREIEGSGSSLGYRAMTRRLLSSHGIVASRQTVAAVQRELDPEGVRLRQHRQFTRRIYINKGPNYLVHIDGYDKLKPYGFPIHGAICGFSRKILWLKVARSNNDPKVVATFFLEYLNAINGEIQVMKYSYYGTV